The proteins below come from a single Sporichthyaceae bacterium genomic window:
- a CDS encoding cytidine deaminase has translation MIDWEALQATARLVAGNARAPYSGLHVGAAGLVDDGRLVVGCNVENASYGLSVCAEVGMVAALAAGGPGRLVAVTVQVRDTALMPCGRCRQVLLEHAAPGCLIDAVDGARLLTELLPDAFGPADL, from the coding sequence GTGATCGACTGGGAGGCCTTGCAGGCCACCGCGCGCTTGGTGGCCGGCAACGCGCGGGCGCCGTACTCCGGTTTGCACGTGGGTGCCGCCGGGCTGGTCGATGATGGGCGGCTGGTCGTCGGGTGCAACGTGGAGAACGCGTCCTACGGGTTGTCCGTGTGCGCCGAGGTCGGGATGGTCGCTGCGTTGGCCGCGGGTGGGCCGGGACGGTTGGTGGCCGTCACCGTGCAGGTGCGCGACACCGCGCTGATGCCGTGCGGGCGTTGCCGGCAGGTGTTGCTGGAGCACGCGGCTCCGGGGTGTCTGATCGACGCGGTTGACGGAGCACGGTTGCTGACGGAGCTGTTGCCGGACGCGTTCGGGCCCGCGGATCTGTGA
- a CDS encoding 2'-5' RNA ligase family protein translates to MSARAEHTIGVAIAIPEPHGRQLQSWREQFGDPAARKIPSHVTLLPPTVVSEDELPAIEEHLLAAAAASEPFAIHLRGTGTFRPSSPVVFVPLAEGISACELLEARVRSGPLGRRELEFAYHPHVTVAHDLPDAALDRAFDELAGYDARFGVWGFSLYAHGVDGVWRPQRDFAFAGAFPHAPDE, encoded by the coding sequence ATGTCTGCCCGGGCTGAACATACGATCGGGGTCGCGATCGCGATCCCCGAACCGCACGGGCGGCAGCTGCAATCCTGGCGCGAGCAGTTCGGCGATCCCGCAGCCCGCAAGATCCCGTCGCACGTGACGCTGTTGCCGCCGACCGTGGTCAGCGAGGACGAACTGCCCGCGATCGAGGAACACCTGCTGGCCGCGGCCGCGGCGAGTGAACCCTTCGCCATCCACCTGCGCGGCACCGGCACGTTCCGCCCCTCCTCCCCGGTCGTGTTCGTTCCGCTGGCCGAGGGCATCTCCGCCTGCGAACTGCTGGAGGCCAGGGTGCGTTCCGGCCCGCTGGGTCGCCGCGAGCTGGAGTTCGCCTATCACCCCCACGTGACCGTGGCGCACGACCTGCCCGACGCCGCCCTGGACCGTGCCTTCGACGAATTGGCGGGCTACGACGCCCGGTTCGGAGTGTGGGGATTCAGCCTCTACGCGCACGGAGTGGACGGCGTGTGGCGTCCGCAGCGTGACTTCGCCTTTGCAGGTGCCTTCCCGCACGCACCCGACGAATAG
- a CDS encoding amidohydrolase produces MKELLAPLEPELVALRRDLHRHPETARNERRSTTVVAERLFAAGLAPRLLPAGVGLICDIGTGPATVGLRADLDALPLPDTKDVPYRSMHDGVCHACGHDVHTAAVLGAGLVLAEQAARGELLGRVRLVFQPAEEVLPGGALDVIAAGGLDGVQRMFALHCDPRTTVGRIALRPGAITAASDRVLVRLSGPGGHTARPHLTADLVHALGVVLSSTPAALSRRVDPRAALSLVFGRVLAGGAANAIPHGGEAEGTLRCLDPAVWQAAPGLVEEIVTGLVAPYRVTASVEVTRGVPPCVNDADSVALLADAAAEVLGADAVTDTEQSLGGEDFAWYLQQVPGALARLGVARPGTEGTFDLHRSDFDVDERAIGVGAAVLVAAAHRALAAHA; encoded by the coding sequence GTGAAGGAACTCCTCGCGCCGCTGGAACCCGAGCTGGTGGCGCTGCGCCGTGACCTGCACCGGCACCCGGAGACGGCGCGCAACGAACGGCGCAGCACGACGGTGGTCGCCGAGCGACTGTTCGCGGCGGGCCTCGCGCCCCGGCTGCTGCCCGCCGGGGTGGGGTTGATCTGCGACATCGGTACGGGGCCGGCGACCGTCGGGTTGCGCGCTGATTTGGATGCGCTGCCACTGCCCGATACCAAGGACGTGCCTTACCGCTCGATGCACGACGGCGTCTGCCATGCCTGCGGGCACGACGTGCACACCGCGGCGGTGCTGGGCGCCGGCCTGGTGTTGGCCGAGCAGGCCGCGCGCGGGGAGCTGCTCGGCCGGGTCCGGCTGGTGTTCCAGCCCGCCGAGGAGGTGCTGCCCGGCGGCGCGCTGGACGTGATCGCCGCGGGGGGGCTGGACGGGGTGCAGAGGATGTTCGCGCTGCACTGCGATCCGCGCACCACGGTCGGTCGGATCGCGCTGCGGCCCGGTGCGATCACCGCGGCCTCCGACCGGGTGCTGGTGCGCCTGTCCGGACCCGGCGGACACACCGCCCGACCGCATCTGACGGCAGACCTGGTGCATGCGTTGGGCGTGGTACTGAGCTCGACCCCCGCCGCCCTGTCCCGTCGGGTGGACCCGCGGGCCGCGCTCAGCCTGGTCTTCGGCCGGGTGCTCGCGGGTGGCGCGGCGAACGCGATCCCGCACGGCGGGGAGGCCGAAGGCACCTTGCGTTGCCTGGACCCGGCGGTGTGGCAGGCGGCACCGGGTTTGGTCGAGGAGATCGTGACGGGTTTGGTCGCGCCGTATCGGGTCACCGCGTCGGTGGAGGTGACGCGTGGGGTGCCGCCGTGCGTGAACGACGCGGACAGTGTCGCGTTGCTGGCCGATGCGGCCGCCGAGGTGCTCGGTGCCGATGCCGTCACCGATACCGAGCAGAGCCTCGGCGGGGAGGACTTCGCCTGGTACCTGCAGCAGGTGCCGGGTGCGCTGGCCCGGCTGGGGGTTGCCCGACCGGGTACCGAGGGCACCTTCGACCTGCATCGCTCCGACTTCGACGTCGACGAGCGGGCGATCGGCGTGGGGGCGGCGGTGCTGGTCGCGGCGGCGCACCGAGCGCTCGCTGCGCATGCTTGA
- a CDS encoding D-alanyl-D-alanine carboxypeptidase, which translates to MIDVTTNPTRIGQIGACVAVAALLATAASTPAGAATTPGPTPLPTSAAISTPAVPPHPVIGGSRMAEQGIISAPGVGGLPEVASPEWVVADVTTGQILAARNPHGRARPASTQKTLLALTMLPRLSPDATYTANHDDENVDGTRVGMVAGQTYKLNDLWYALFLRSGNDAANGIAKAGAGGDLAKAVRMEQAEAQRLQANDTTVVNPSGLDADGQYSSAYDLALFGRAGLQRGDFRKYASTVRATFPGNHTATATPQSSKSFQVYTENRLLAGPDAYDGAIGVKPGYTTLAQNTLIAAATRNGHTILVSEVAAPHGRVNTDAAHLLDWGFAHDGIAAPVGQLVDPLTPSLLSGEDTAPGVLPVADGPMRDQAMAFHHSIPLASGEPLHWSAVAGSALLSVLALLGFSRLVRNRRRYRRAGAYR; encoded by the coding sequence ATGATCGATGTCACCACCAATCCCACCCGTATCGGGCAAATCGGGGCATGCGTCGCGGTCGCGGCCCTGCTGGCCACTGCGGCGAGCACGCCGGCTGGTGCCGCCACCACCCCCGGCCCGACGCCGCTGCCCACCTCGGCCGCGATCTCCACGCCCGCCGTCCCGCCGCACCCGGTGATCGGCGGGTCGCGGATGGCCGAGCAGGGCATCATCTCCGCGCCCGGCGTGGGTGGCCTGCCCGAGGTGGCCTCCCCGGAGTGGGTGGTGGCCGACGTGACGACCGGCCAGATCCTGGCCGCCCGCAACCCGCACGGCAGGGCCCGGCCCGCGAGCACCCAAAAGACGCTGCTCGCCCTGACCATGCTGCCCCGGCTGAGTCCGGACGCCACCTACACCGCCAACCACGACGACGAGAACGTCGACGGCACCCGGGTCGGCATGGTGGCCGGCCAGACCTACAAACTCAACGATCTCTGGTACGCCCTGTTTCTGCGCTCGGGTAACGACGCGGCGAACGGCATTGCCAAGGCCGGCGCCGGCGGCGACCTGGCCAAGGCGGTGCGCATGGAGCAGGCGGAGGCGCAGCGGCTGCAGGCCAACGACACCACCGTGGTCAACCCCAGCGGTCTGGACGCGGACGGGCAGTACTCCTCGGCCTACGACCTCGCGCTGTTCGGCCGGGCCGGGCTGCAGCGCGGTGACTTCCGCAAGTACGCCTCGACGGTGCGCGCGACGTTCCCCGGCAACCACACCGCGACCGCCACCCCGCAGTCCAGCAAGTCGTTCCAGGTGTACACGGAGAACCGACTGCTGGCCGGGCCCGACGCCTATGACGGTGCGATCGGTGTGAAGCCCGGTTACACCACGCTGGCGCAGAACACTTTGATCGCCGCGGCCACCCGCAACGGCCACACGATTCTGGTCAGTGAGGTGGCCGCACCGCACGGCCGGGTCAACACCGACGCCGCCCACCTGCTCGACTGGGGTTTCGCGCACGACGGCATCGCCGCCCCGGTGGGCCAGTTGGTGGACCCGCTCACCCCGTCCCTGCTCTCGGGAGAGGACACCGCCCCCGGCGTGCTGCCGGTGGCCGACGGCCCCATGCGCGACCAGGCGATGGCCTTCCACCACAGCATTCCGCTGGCCAGCGGCGAGCCGCTGCACTGGTCCGCGGTGGCCGGTAGTGCGCTGCTCTCCGTGCTCGCGCTGCTGGGCTTCTCCCGCCTGGTTCGCAACCGGCGGCGTTACCGTCGCGCCGGCGCGTACCGCTGA
- the trpS gene encoding tryptophan--tRNA ligase produces the protein MSDRPRVLSTDGSTALPRVLSGIQPTADSFHLGNYLGAVRQWVRLQDDHEVFFFIADLHAITLEQDPGKLRARTRISAAQLLAAGLDPERCALFVQSQVPEHVQLAWVMNCLTGMGEAARMTQFKDKTARGGQDRATVGLFTYPILQAADILLYQADHVPVGEDQRQHLELTRDLAQRFNSRYGQTFVVPKPYILKATAKIVDLQDPTAKMSKSSSSPNGIVELLDAPSVSAKKIRSAVTDSGREVIFDQANKPGVANLLTIAAELTGTPMDELVTSFSGRGYGDLKSDVAAAVTEFVTEFRERTQRYLDDTEALDAVLADGAQRAGAVARRTLAEVYDRVGFLAAKG, from the coding sequence ATGTCCGACCGCCCCCGGGTGCTCAGTACCGATGGGAGCACCGCGCTACCGCGGGTGCTCTCCGGCATCCAGCCGACTGCGGACTCGTTTCATCTGGGCAATTACCTGGGCGCGGTACGGCAGTGGGTGCGGCTGCAGGACGACCATGAGGTGTTCTTCTTCATCGCCGACCTGCACGCCATCACCCTCGAGCAGGACCCCGGGAAACTGCGGGCCCGCACCCGCATCTCCGCCGCGCAGCTGTTGGCGGCCGGCCTGGACCCGGAACGCTGCGCGCTGTTCGTGCAGAGCCAGGTGCCCGAGCACGTGCAGCTGGCCTGGGTGATGAACTGCCTCACCGGCATGGGTGAGGCCGCCCGGATGACGCAGTTCAAGGACAAGACCGCCAGGGGCGGTCAGGACCGGGCCACCGTCGGATTGTTCACCTACCCGATCCTGCAGGCCGCGGACATTCTGCTGTATCAGGCCGACCATGTGCCGGTGGGCGAGGACCAACGCCAGCACCTGGAACTGACCCGCGACCTCGCGCAGCGGTTCAACTCCCGCTACGGGCAGACGTTCGTGGTGCCCAAGCCGTACATCCTCAAGGCCACCGCGAAGATCGTGGACCTGCAGGACCCGACGGCGAAGATGAGCAAGTCCTCGTCCTCGCCCAACGGCATCGTGGAGTTGCTCGACGCGCCGAGCGTGTCGGCGAAGAAGATCCGTTCCGCGGTCACCGACTCCGGGCGGGAGGTCATTTTCGACCAGGCGAACAAGCCCGGGGTGGCCAACCTGCTGACCATCGCCGCGGAGCTCACCGGCACGCCGATGGATGAGCTCGTCACCTCCTTCTCCGGCCGCGGTTACGGCGATCTGAAGTCCGATGTGGCCGCCGCGGTCACCGAGTTCGTCACCGAATTCCGCGAGCGCACCCAGCGCTACCTGGACGACACCGAGGCGCTGGACGCCGTGCTCGCCGACGGCGCGCAGCGCGCGGGTGCCGTGGCCCGGCGCACGCTGGCCGAGGTGTATGACCGCGTCGGGTTCCTGGCAGCCAAGGGCTGA
- a CDS encoding isocitrate/isopropylmalate family dehydrogenase encodes DGAFKDIFAEVFESEFKAEFEANGLTYEHRLIDDMVAAAMKWEGGYVWACKNYDGDVQSDTVAQGFGSLGLMTSVLMTPDGKTVEAEAAHGTVTRHYRMHQQGKPTSTNPIASIFAWTRALSARARMDGTPEVGRFAETLEATCISTVESGAMTKDLALLVGPDQQHQTTEEFLASVDENLHKNMAAG; translated from the coding sequence ACGACGGCGCGTTCAAGGACATCTTCGCGGAGGTGTTCGAGTCGGAGTTCAAGGCCGAGTTCGAGGCGAACGGGCTGACCTACGAGCACCGCCTGATCGACGACATGGTCGCGGCGGCGATGAAGTGGGAGGGCGGCTACGTCTGGGCCTGCAAGAACTACGACGGTGACGTGCAGTCCGACACCGTGGCGCAGGGCTTCGGCTCGCTGGGTCTGATGACCTCGGTGCTGATGACCCCGGACGGCAAGACCGTGGAGGCCGAGGCCGCGCACGGCACCGTCACCCGGCACTACCGGATGCACCAGCAGGGCAAGCCGACCTCGACCAACCCGATCGCCTCGATCTTCGCCTGGACCCGCGCCCTGTCCGCCCGGGCGCGGATGGACGGCACGCCCGAGGTGGGCCGGTTCGCCGAGACGCTCGAGGCGACCTGCATCTCCACCGTCGAGTCCGGGGCCATGACCAAGGACCTGGCACTGCTCGTCGGGCCGGACCAACAGCACCAGACCACCGAAGAGTTCCTGGCCTCGGTGGATGAGAACCTGCACAAAAACATGGCGGCCGGCTGA